GATACAGACCACATCCATCATCTCTGCAGTACGAATTACCTGAGGATTACATAGTCCCGTAAGTAATACTGCCCTATCCTTCATAAAGGCCAGTACATCACTCATCATATCTGAGCCGCAAGCACAGTGAACCTGCCTATGCTGCAGTTCTTCTCCGCAAATAAATCTTGCTTTTAGGGCTTCTTTTATCTCCTTGATAGTCATCTTCTATCTCTCCCATTTAATATTATTTATAACATTCCCTCTAAACTATATTATGTAACTTATACCATTATTTGAGACATGATGTAAAAATTGTGTTAAATATTTAATTATATTATAATTATTATAATATAACTTATCTCTGATAGCAATTACCAGGTACTATGTCTTATTTCAACAAACCTTTTATCAATTTAGATCTATTTGTATACATATTAAATAAAATTAAACTCTATCATTAAAACATTTAGAACATTCTGTAATATAAAAAGTTGTATGATTGTGAAAGATTTTTGTAGATATTTTAACAATCCCGTGCTATAATGGTTATGATTTTTGGCCTGATTAATATTAACGAGGAGGTTATATAATGGGTTTAAAACAAAGTACAATACCTTTTGCCGGAACTAGCGAGCAGCATAAAAAACTTCTTAAAGTAATTGCTGAACATAAAGGTGATAAAGGCGCCCTAATGCCTATTTTACAGCAGGCACAGGAGATATATGGCTATCTTCCTATTGAGGTTCAAACTGTTATTTCTAATGAACTTGATATTCCCCTAGAAAAAGTTTATGGCGTTGTCACTTTCTACTCTCAATTTTCACTTAACCCCAAGGGCAAATATAAAATTTCAGTTTGCCTTGGAACAGCCTGTTATGTAAAAGGCGCCGGGGATATTCTTGACAAACTCAAAGAGACATTAAAAATTTCTGACGGAGAATGTACCGAGGACAGAAAATTCTCATTAGAATCCTGCCGCTGCATCGGTGCATGTGGTTTGGCTCCGGTTATTACTATAAATGAAGACGTTTATGGTAAGATAACCGCAGATGACGTTGAAGATATTTTGGCTAAATATAATTAAGATGAATTAAGATGTTAACTGAAATATCATTAAACATTCTGGATATTGTAAATAATTCTATTAGTGCAGGAGCCGATTTTATCGTAATAGAAGTTAGAATACATATAAATAAGGATATCCTGGCAATTAAAATACGAGATAATGGCTGCGGTATGTCAAAGCAAGATCTCTCAAAGGTAGAAGATCCCTTTTTTACTACCCGCTCCACAAGGAAGGTGGGACTTGGAATCCCCTTTTTAAAACAGGCTGCCCAGCTTACGGGGGGAAGCTTTTATATGGATTCCACACCGGGAAGAGGAACTTTAGTTGATGTTTCCTTTGGATTATCCCATATTGATCGGATGCCACTGGGAGATATATGTTCTACTATTTACACTTTAATTTTGACTAATCAAAATATTGATTTTCTTTACATTTATGAATGTGAAGGAATTGAATATGAACTAGATACAAGAAAGCTGCGGGAAATCCTCGGTGATATCCCATTTGATACAGCAGAAGTCGCAAAATTTATTCGTGATTATCTAGACCAAAACCATAAAGAAGTAAGTAAAGGTCAGTTTTTCTAACCATTATCTTATGAATTCTTATTTTATTATATTAATAGGAGGAAAGCAGATGAAATCTCTAGATGAGCTGAAAGCAATCCGAGAAAAAATGCAGGGGCAGATGGGTCTTCGCAATGAAGAGAGTAATCAGACTCGTATTGTAGTCGGAATGGCAACCTGCGGTATTGCCAGTGGTGCAAGACCTGTACTGACCACCCTTGCTAATGCGGTACAGGAAAAGGGTTTATCAAATGTTATGGTAACTCAAACCGGATGTATAGGGATGTGCAAATACGAGCCGATTGTAGAAGTTATAGAACCCGGTAAAGAAAAAGTAACTTATGTAAAAATGACACCGGAAAAAGCATTAGAAGTGCTGGATCAGCATATCATCCGTGGTCAGATAGTGAATAAATACACCATCTCCGAGATAATCGGATAGCTGAAGGAGGTCACATTATGTATCGTTCCCATGTATTAGTCTGCGGTGGAACCGGTTGTACTTCCTCCGGAACACCAAAGATTTTAGAGTGCTTAAATGAAGAAATAAATAAAGCCGGCCTAAAAGATGAAGTGGCAGTTGTACAAACCGGTTGCCACGGATTGTGTGCTTTAGGCCCCATTGTAATTGTTTACCCCGAAGCAACCTTCTATTCCTTGGTTAAGCCTGAGGATGTTCCTGAAATTGTCAACGAGCATCTGTTAAAGGGACGTATAGTTTCAAGGCTGGTTTATAAAGATACCATATCCCAGGATGGATTTACTTCAATAAATGAAACTGATTTCTATAAAAAACAACATAGAATAGCCCTACGCAACTGTGGTGTTATTAATCCTGAA
This genomic interval from Herbinix luporum contains the following:
- a CDS encoding DRTGG domain-containing protein — protein: MTIKEIKEALKARFICGEELQHRQVHCACGSDMMSDVLAFMKDRAVLLTGLCNPQVIRTAEMMDVVCIVFVRGKIPDETMIEMAKEREIALLSTGHRMFSACGILYEKGLRGGGPYHE
- a CDS encoding ATP-binding protein, translated to MLTEISLNILDIVNNSISAGADFIVIEVRIHINKDILAIKIRDNGCGMSKQDLSKVEDPFFTTRSTRKVGLGIPFLKQAAQLTGGSFYMDSTPGRGTLVDVSFGLSHIDRMPLGDICSTIYTLILTNQNIDFLYIYECEGIEYELDTRKLREILGDIPFDTAEVAKFIRDYLDQNHKEVSKGQFF
- a CDS encoding NADH-quinone oxidoreductase subunit NuoE family protein, which produces MGLKQSTIPFAGTSEQHKKLLKVIAEHKGDKGALMPILQQAQEIYGYLPIEVQTVISNELDIPLEKVYGVVTFYSQFSLNPKGKYKISVCLGTACYVKGAGDILDKLKETLKISDGECTEDRKFSLESCRCIGACGLAPVITINEDVYGKITADDVEDILAKYN
- a CDS encoding (2Fe-2S) ferredoxin domain-containing protein: MKSLDELKAIREKMQGQMGLRNEESNQTRIVVGMATCGIASGARPVLTTLANAVQEKGLSNVMVTQTGCIGMCKYEPIVEVIEPGKEKVTYVKMTPEKALEVLDQHIIRGQIVNKYTISEIIG